CGGACCTTATAATAAATACTATTTTGCAGGAACCAACGGGTCAGACCTACAAGACATTGATACAGATTGCTATGGAAGTGTGTGATGAATTTATTTTGGTTAAACGTGATCAGATGGAGTTAGAGCCAGAAGGATATGAACTATTGGAACAGCTTCAACCTTTTCTCAAAAAGATCATTAAAGATGATTATTGGCCGGGGACTCGGCTTATGGGGCATTATGCAGATATTTATTTTTTTCATTGTTCTCCTGAGGCGGTTGATTTTCTACTATCCTATTCCACCAGCTTATATTCATGGGTGCAGACCAGGCTGCCCGATGACCTTTGTTTTCTAAAACAGGGACTGCCTTGGTTAATCAATACAGCCCATGAGAGAGAAAGTCATGTTGTAACTGACGTAGAAGAGGAGCTTAACCGACTAGAAGAAAGCGGACTATTGTTCCGTGATTTATCTGTGTTTTACAATTAAAAAAAGAAATCAAAGAGGCGATGTTTGCAAAGACATGGTCTTTTTGTTGTACTGAAAAATCTTTTATAGACAAAAAAATCTACAAGTTGTAAAATATTTCCAAACGGGAGGTCTAGAAATTGTAGACCGGCGGGAGGAGTATGGATGAAGGATCTCAGGCTGACCGAAATGGAAGGAAAATTTGCGGAATTAATTTGGAAGCATGAACCGATCCCGTCAGGGAATTTGGTGAAGTTATGTGAATCCGAGCTGAACTGGAAGAAATCAACGACATACACAATGTTAAAACGACTTGAAGCAAAAGAGATATTTATTAATGATAATGGTATTGTAGGTTCTCTTATCAAAAAGGATGACTTTTATGCGGAGCAGAGTAAGGAGTTTGTGCAGGAAACCTTCGGCGGTTCGTTACCTAAATTTTTGGCTGCTTTTACAAAGAGTCGGAAATTAAGCGACACCGAAATAGAGGATGTTCTAAGACTAATCCACGAGCATAAGGAGGAGTAACGGTGGATCAGCTGTTTGGACATATTTTAAACATGAGCATTACGGGAAGTTATGTGATTGTGTTTATCATCGTGGCACGGCTGTTCTTAAGAAAAGTTCCCAAGATTTTCTCCTATGCCTTATGGTCTGTAGTTTTGTTCCGACTTCTATGTCCGTTCTCTATTGAGAGTATATTTAGTTTTATCCCATCTGAAGTACAGAACACACCTCTGAATAAGCAATTTACACAAATGCCCCAAATCCAAGAAGTAATAAATACATCTGACCAAGTCGTAAATCATATATCAACCGTACTTGTACCCACTGAACCTGCTACCTCAGCTGTTATAACCCCTGCAAACTCAACAGACGCATGGATTAACATAGGCGACTTTATTTGGTTGATCGGAATTGCACTGCTGTTCATCTACAGCATTGTTGTAACTGTTCGGCTCTCACGAAACATAAGAACGGCAACACTTCTTTTTGAAAATATATACGAGCATAGCGGCATTACCACACCATTTGTATTCGGCTTACTTAAGCCTAGAATTTATCTTCCGAGCGGACTCTCCGCTAATGAAAAAGCTTATATCATCAAACATGAGCAAGTGCATATTCAAAGGTACGATCATATTATAAAACCTGTCGCGTTCGCGGTTCTGTGTTTACATTGGTTTAATCCATTGGTATGGCTTTCTTTTTATCTGATGAGTGATGATATGGAGAAGTCCTGTGATGAAAGCGTCATAAGACAGATGGGCAGTGGTATCAAAAAGGAATATTCGATCTCACTTTTGAACTTATCTACCGGAAAACGATTTATTGGCGGTTCACCGCTCACCTTTGGCGATAGCAACACGAAAGGGCGTATTAAGAATATTTTAAATTACAAAAAGCCTGCTTTTTGGGTTGTTCTAGTCGCAATCATTGTCGTGGCAGCACTGTATGTGGGATTATTAAGCAATCCGAAAAATGATTCATTAACCGTAAAAGACTATGCCAAGCAATTTATGGAGAAGAACATTACGAGTTATGAGAACAATTCAAATATTAAAGTGATTGACAGTAAAATTACTAAGCTTGAAAAAATTGCGTCGTTCGACGATCTGCTTGCCACATCTTTAGAAATTTGGAGTTTAGAATATCGCTTGAAGCCGGATGATCCAAGTAAGCTGACGATGATAGAAAATATGGTCGATGGTTTTATAACCGAAGAAGGAAGCATGGGCAAGCCAATTCTTTTATTCTCCATTCTGAATTCGACACCACATTACTTGGGCGTAATCAAGAGCGGAGAGAATGATATGTCAACACCAGCCGGTCAGGAAATGGCAGTGCGTGTATTTCTTGAAGCAAACAATCAGCTTCCACATGAAACCTATAGAGGAATTCACATCCTAGTGAAATTCCCCTTAACGACAGGTGAAACAAGCCAATTGTTGTTATCCCAGCCTGTTGTTCAAGGAGATTCAGGGATTTGGTGCGTGGAACGTTGGAAGGATACGAATGGGAATGAATATTACTATACCCCCCAAACCGATGGTACGATCGCTGAATATTATGCCCGTCTGCAGGCATTGGCTGATCAAGGGGAGGAGCCAGCTCTTCTTGATCCTTTACAGGTCGCTATGAATTATATAAGCAATGATATTGGAATGGGTCAGCATATAAAGCTGGATCAGCTAGTAGTGGATAATGAGGCTACAGCTGATGATTTTGCGATCACCCCCGAGAGTACGTTAAATGGATATGTTTTAAATCTTAGTTTGGAGAATAATTCCTTCGATTTTGATAACATTGAATGGCTGACGATGAAGGATTCTGCTCGTTTTAAAGGGCTGAATATTAATCCAGACGACGATATGCCTAATGGATTTTATATTCTCAACAAATATACGTTTACCGATCCATTAAAGGTTACAGATGAGACGAAATACTCCATAGTGGATGCTAATGTAGGTGCTCACAAAGAGGTTAGCAAGCAGGAGTTTATTGAATATTTCAAGCGGTATACTGATTTTGTACCACCGTGTGTGATAACTACAAGAGACGGATATGTAACGAGTATCACTGAGAGATATGTACCGTGAAATAGCTATGTATGAAAAAAGTTGAACTTATATTTATAGCGTAGAAGAACCCGCATTTGTTGCGGGTTCTTTTGCATGTTCTTCAGCATGTGTATCGGCACTGGCTCGTTTACGTTGCCTTCGGCACAATGTATTCGGTTTTTCACATACATTTGGCTCGTTTACGTTTCCTTCGGCACATTGTATTCGGTATTTCGCATACATTTGGCTCGTTTACGTTATC
This Paenibacillus sp. FSL R5-0345 DNA region includes the following protein-coding sequences:
- a CDS encoding BlaI/MecI/CopY family transcriptional regulator, translating into MKDLRLTEMEGKFAELIWKHEPIPSGNLVKLCESELNWKKSTTYTMLKRLEAKEIFINDNGIVGSLIKKDDFYAEQSKEFVQETFGGSLPKFLAAFTKSRKLSDTEIEDVLRLIHEHKEE
- a CDS encoding M56 family metallopeptidase, giving the protein MDQLFGHILNMSITGSYVIVFIIVARLFLRKVPKIFSYALWSVVLFRLLCPFSIESIFSFIPSEVQNTPLNKQFTQMPQIQEVINTSDQVVNHISTVLVPTEPATSAVITPANSTDAWINIGDFIWLIGIALLFIYSIVVTVRLSRNIRTATLLFENIYEHSGITTPFVFGLLKPRIYLPSGLSANEKAYIIKHEQVHIQRYDHIIKPVAFAVLCLHWFNPLVWLSFYLMSDDMEKSCDESVIRQMGSGIKKEYSISLLNLSTGKRFIGGSPLTFGDSNTKGRIKNILNYKKPAFWVVLVAIIVVAALYVGLLSNPKNDSLTVKDYAKQFMEKNITSYENNSNIKVIDSKITKLEKIASFDDLLATSLEIWSLEYRLKPDDPSKLTMIENMVDGFITEEGSMGKPILLFSILNSTPHYLGVIKSGENDMSTPAGQEMAVRVFLEANNQLPHETYRGIHILVKFPLTTGETSQLLLSQPVVQGDSGIWCVERWKDTNGNEYYYTPQTDGTIAEYYARLQALADQGEEPALLDPLQVAMNYISNDIGMGQHIKLDQLVVDNEATADDFAITPESTLNGYVLNLSLENNSFDFDNIEWLTMKDSARFKGLNINPDDDMPNGFYILNKYTFTDPLKVTDETKYSIVDANVGAHKEVSKQEFIEYFKRYTDFVPPCVITTRDGYVTSITERYVP